In a single window of the Candidatus Krumholzibacteriia bacterium genome:
- a CDS encoding c-type cytochrome, whose translation MVQRRSLSTGRPKRVIGVFFLLLFLIPGTGEAESAEEIFRSSCVACHTIGGGRLVGPDLKGVTERQERNWLQKFIVDPQSKIAEGDAYAIKLLEEANGVVMAPVPGVGEAQASELLDLIERESALERSRFVGTVSLREFTPEDLERGSALFSAAQPLENGGPACISCHQVSGSPGLGGGRLGPDLTQAGVRLGGAVGLYNWLTSPPTDQMSATFENHPFNEDEIIALTAWLVEVSGKVETPVFSDMNSATFASLGLLGASVILALFGGVWRKRFRAIREPMIRSSNKESLKHTRFSGGQNV comes from the coding sequence ATGGTTCAACGAAGATCTCTTTCGACCGGAAGACCGAAGAGAGTAATTGGTGTTTTCTTTCTGCTCCTGTTTTTGATTCCCGGAACTGGCGAGGCTGAGTCTGCGGAGGAAATCTTTCGCTCGTCCTGCGTGGCTTGCCACACCATTGGCGGGGGGCGACTGGTCGGACCCGACCTCAAGGGTGTGACAGAACGCCAGGAACGCAATTGGCTGCAGAAGTTCATCGTAGACCCGCAGTCCAAGATTGCAGAGGGCGACGCCTATGCAATCAAACTGCTTGAAGAGGCCAATGGCGTTGTGATGGCCCCCGTTCCCGGCGTGGGGGAGGCTCAGGCCTCTGAGTTACTGGATCTGATCGAGAGGGAGTCGGCTCTGGAGCGCTCCCGGTTTGTCGGCACTGTCAGTCTGCGGGAGTTCACCCCGGAGGATCTTGAACGTGGTAGCGCCCTATTCTCTGCGGCCCAGCCTCTGGAGAACGGAGGTCCCGCCTGCATCTCCTGCCATCAGGTCTCAGGGAGTCCCGGGCTTGGGGGAGGGCGACTCGGACCGGACTTGACGCAGGCTGGGGTGCGGCTGGGAGGGGCAGTCGGGCTTTACAACTGGCTCACTTCGCCTCCTACAGACCAGATGTCGGCCACCTTTGAGAATCATCCTTTCAATGAAGATGAGATTATCGCTCTTACGGCCTGGCTCGTGGAAGTGTCAGGGAAAGTGGAAACCCCCGTCTTCAGTGATATGAACTCAGCCACCTTTGCCTCACTCGGCCTCTTGGGAGCTTCCGTAATCCTGGCTCTCTTTGGTGGAGTCTGGAGGAAACGTTTTCGCGCGATTCGGGAGCCCATGATTCGGTCCTCGAACAAGGAATCACTCAAACATACGAGGTTCTCGGGAGGACAGAATGTCTGA
- a CDS encoding restriction endonuclease, with amino-acid sequence MARRRKQDATIGWLLLLALPVLIFQAMAEHPVISAVIVLAILIVARSAWKARKDSQAESLRRMLGASPEELDLMSGSEFEQWICAVLENEGISAENIRNSGDFGIDVIAEVEGNRIGIQAKRYSSGVGNDAVQQVIAGSDYHNCSFAAVVTQSHFTRAAREQASRAHLPLALIDRTGLSRLSDRLRKLVSR; translated from the coding sequence ATGGCACGAAGAAGAAAGCAGGATGCTACCATTGGCTGGTTACTTCTTCTGGCCCTTCCTGTGCTGATCTTTCAGGCCATGGCCGAGCATCCAGTGATCTCGGCTGTCATTGTCCTGGCCATTCTGATTGTTGCAAGATCTGCCTGGAAGGCTCGCAAGGATTCTCAGGCAGAGAGCCTTCGACGAATGCTGGGGGCCTCTCCCGAAGAACTCGATCTCATGAGTGGCAGCGAGTTCGAGCAATGGATCTGCGCCGTACTGGAAAACGAAGGAATCTCCGCAGAGAACATTCGCAACAGCGGAGATTTTGGCATTGATGTGATCGCAGAAGTGGAGGGAAATCGCATCGGCATTCAGGCCAAGCGCTATTCCTCCGGAGTCGGCAACGATGCCGTGCAACAGGTCATTGCTGGAAGCGACTACCACAACTGCAGCTTCGCCGCAGTCGTCACGCAGTCGCATTTCACCCGGGCCGCCCGGGAGCAGGCCTCCCGCGCCCACCTTCCTCTCGCACTGATTGACAGAACAGGACTCTCTCGACTTTCCGACAGACTCCGGAAACTGGTTTCCCGATGA
- a CDS encoding LysE family translocator, whose product MSFASWCTLLSLFVLGALSPGPSLALVLRNTLRGGKGQGLMTALGHGLGFGIYACLVALGLGGLLTLHPLLSPMLHWGGVLLLFFMGFRFLASSFQRPQETGGEAVRGGQAFVQGFLMAILNPKILAWMLALFAPVAEDASGKGTLLAMATMGMCIDGSWYALVAILFSGSNWLNILRKRGQLLDRAMGILMWLLALWMIFDAMSSH is encoded by the coding sequence ATGAGCTTCGCATCCTGGTGTACGCTCTTGAGCCTGTTCGTGCTGGGAGCCCTGTCCCCCGGCCCATCTCTCGCACTGGTACTTCGAAACACGCTGAGAGGAGGAAAGGGACAGGGCCTGATGACAGCCCTTGGCCACGGGCTGGGCTTTGGTATCTATGCCTGCCTGGTGGCCCTCGGCCTGGGGGGGCTTCTCACCCTGCATCCTCTTCTCTCTCCAATGCTGCATTGGGGAGGAGTTCTTCTCCTCTTCTTTATGGGGTTTCGTTTTCTTGCCAGCTCTTTTCAGCGTCCTCAGGAAACTGGTGGGGAAGCCGTCCGTGGAGGACAGGCCTTTGTGCAGGGCTTCCTGATGGCCATCCTGAACCCCAAGATTCTGGCCTGGATGCTGGCTCTCTTTGCCCCTGTTGCCGAAGATGCCTCCGGCAAGGGGACTCTCCTTGCGATGGCGACGATGGGGATGTGCATTGATGGTTCCTGGTATGCGCTGGTAGCCATTCTCTTCTCGGGGAGCAACTGGCTCAACATTCTCCGAAAACGGGGGCAGCTTCTGGACCGTGCAATGGGAATCCTGATGTGGCTCCTCGCCCTGTGGATGATCTTTGATGCCATGAGCTCGCACTAA
- a CDS encoding FlgD immunoglobulin-like domain containing protein encodes MSRFHGLLLLFLIARIALACDPDTPVKAPDNRSSCEILTSSTPFVELNESPVAAAPSWFPTEYNCLDVAKDDEGYLLLFTSSEGFYRLTSPDGIAWSEPDTLPSFPRHTSWFADIKCPDIRFYDNELLLYFKGNIADSSDPIEKGIGRAVSFDRGLNWDILPNPVITQDQGCDSTMIDSPSVIPFGDQFLMSYMVKSQVADFHTCIAFSPDGINWDKHPGNPIISPEPGTWYDRAAGTPRLLADPDGSTLHLFFTGTKIGTLRCARTGHAVSFDQGMTWTVDPLPVLDLNPVDESWNDSSIWCSSFIWEGSRLSTYFVGMSSDTSQVMQFGLAQALWPLDSSVDAPADGGSSGNELPLLITWPNPFAQNTTIRFAAETVLPGGSLDLVVYDISGRRVRSLWTGNSGELPPLFVWDGKNDQGRRLASGQYLLSVTQGDKKIATAWVTSLK; translated from the coding sequence ATGTCCCGGTTCCATGGATTGCTACTTCTTTTCCTGATCGCAAGAATCGCTCTCGCCTGTGATCCCGACACTCCTGTCAAAGCTCCTGACAATCGAAGCAGTTGCGAAATTCTGACCTCCTCCACTCCCTTTGTCGAGTTGAACGAAAGTCCGGTAGCTGCAGCACCCAGTTGGTTTCCCACGGAGTACAACTGCCTTGATGTTGCCAAAGACGATGAAGGCTACCTGCTTCTCTTCACTTCAAGCGAAGGCTTTTATCGTCTGACCTCCCCGGACGGAATCGCCTGGTCTGAACCGGACACGCTTCCGTCCTTCCCCCGCCACACGAGTTGGTTCGCTGACATCAAGTGCCCGGATATCCGTTTCTATGACAACGAACTGCTTCTCTATTTCAAAGGGAATATCGCCGATTCCAGCGACCCGATTGAAAAGGGAATCGGAAGAGCCGTTTCCTTTGACCGGGGCTTGAACTGGGACATTCTCCCCAATCCTGTCATCACTCAGGATCAGGGTTGTGACAGTACTATGATCGACTCACCGTCGGTCATTCCCTTTGGCGACCAGTTTCTCATGAGCTACATGGTGAAGAGCCAGGTTGCGGACTTTCACACCTGCATAGCCTTCTCTCCTGATGGCATCAACTGGGACAAACATCCAGGGAACCCCATCATTTCCCCGGAACCCGGCACCTGGTACGACCGTGCTGCCGGCACTCCAAGGCTCCTTGCTGACCCGGATGGCAGCACGCTGCACCTGTTTTTCACGGGGACGAAGATCGGGACTCTCCGTTGCGCCAGAACCGGTCATGCGGTGAGCTTCGACCAGGGAATGACCTGGACGGTGGACCCGCTCCCCGTTCTCGACCTCAACCCGGTGGACGAATCATGGAATGACTCCAGTATCTGGTGTTCCAGTTTCATCTGGGAGGGGTCCAGACTGTCCACCTACTTCGTGGGGATGAGTTCAGACACTTCTCAAGTGATGCAGTTCGGCCTTGCCCAGGCGCTCTGGCCCCTGGACTCCTCGGTGGATGCCCCGGCCGACGGGGGCTCTTCCGGGAATGAACTTCCTCTGCTCATCACCTGGCCGAATCCCTTTGCACAGAACACCACGATCCGCTTTGCCGCCGAGACGGTTCTGCCGGGAGGCAGCTTGGACCTGGTAGTTTATGACATTTCAGGACGACGGGTTCGCAGCCTCTGGACCGGCAATTCCGGGGAACTACCGCCCCTCTTTGTCTGGGACGGAAAGAACGACCAGGGGCGGAGACTTGCTTCAGGGCAGTACTTGCTGAGCGTCACTCAGGGCGACAAAAAGATCGCCACAGCCTGGGTGACGAGCCTGAAGTAG
- a CDS encoding sigma-70 family RNA polymerase sigma factor, producing MNETSAAEERELIRQFLEGDRCAFNKLMKASQARVYGLVLGMMGDPDTASDITQDAFLRAFRSLHRFRGNSRFSTWVHKIAVNLCLSELRKAKVRQSLSMDSISQRLLPFIGNPLKEQEQTEVAQAIENAIHKLPPRQKAVFLLRNKEELSFAEIAGILKRSEGALRASYFQAIRKLRKELKDHE from the coding sequence GTGAACGAAACCAGTGCGGCAGAAGAACGAGAACTGATTCGCCAATTCCTTGAAGGTGATCGATGCGCATTCAACAAGCTCATGAAAGCAAGTCAGGCAAGGGTTTACGGCCTTGTACTGGGCATGATGGGCGATCCGGACACAGCATCAGACATCACCCAGGATGCCTTTCTTCGCGCCTTTCGCTCCCTGCACCGCTTTCGGGGAAACTCCCGCTTCAGCACATGGGTACACAAAATCGCCGTCAATCTCTGTCTCAGCGAGCTGCGGAAGGCGAAAGTGAGGCAATCCCTCTCGATGGACTCGATTTCCCAGCGACTTTTGCCATTCATCGGGAATCCACTCAAAGAGCAGGAACAGACAGAAGTCGCCCAGGCCATCGAGAATGCCATTCACAAACTCCCCCCCCGCCAAAAGGCCGTCTTTCTCCTGCGAAACAAGGAGGAGCTTTCTTTCGCAGAGATCGCAGGGATCCTGAAAAGAAGCGAAGGGGCCCTGAGAGCCAGTTACTTTCAGGCCATCCGGAAACTGCGAAAGGAACTGAAGGATCATGAGTAG
- a CDS encoding zf-HC2 domain-containing protein: MSRDCTGIRESFSEYLRGEVSGDLHRKIEGHLGLCRNCSRELEEFARFLKHISTNEDSPASDAVLQRIHHHIESRLYEERKPFPWLRLALPLAATLALLLLWSPWQPNLLEELSTEGQQSLAELGQSPDALEELPLEEESLDLLLGELEESELETLSLQLERIMG, encoded by the coding sequence ATGAGTAGGGACTGTACTGGCATTCGGGAAAGTTTTTCTGAGTACCTTCGCGGGGAAGTTTCCGGGGATCTGCACCGGAAGATCGAGGGTCACCTCGGCCTCTGCAGGAACTGCTCCCGGGAACTGGAAGAGTTCGCCAGGTTCCTCAAGCATATCTCCACGAATGAGGACAGCCCTGCTTCAGATGCAGTTCTTCAGAGGATCCACCATCATATCGAGTCCCGTCTCTATGAGGAACGCAAGCCCTTCCCCTGGCTCCGTCTTGCCCTGCCTCTTGCAGCGACTCTGGCCTTGCTCCTCCTCTGGTCTCCTTGGCAACCAAACCTGCTGGAGGAACTGTCTACCGAGGGCCAACAGTCCCTTGCAGAACTCGGGCAGAGCCCGGATGCTCTGGAGGAACTTCCCCTTGAGGAAGAATCCCTGGATCTTCTTCTCGGTGAACTGGAGGAATCGGAATTGGAAACCCTCTCTCTTCAGTTGGAAAGGATCATGGGTTAG
- a CDS encoding DUF4384 domain-containing protein, whose amino-acid sequence MKRTFITLLLSMVPVLGALAIEEVYEYPEGRLQASVWLDEENGAVHQPGETVEIYFRATEDCYVAVYDIDTDGFLSLLYPRSGHSGRVLGEHIYSIPDERDDYELIIDGEKGIEYVVAIASPYPLNFDALYENADLADGTLQAGRVTGAPHLAIFELNNELTWGRAEEADGYSSDIAWFYVRDEVPYPRYVVYSVYPDRIWDPYWDPYCVHFDYRWDHNWCRPWWWHRGYTPSYHYWYYSGGVQVTWHYKYHHSSGNSHWKRYKAKRTATRWRNKAVRSKQVRSNRKHWSPKSVRKATPVKSPPSKVARSKDQRRSPAPGKVARKTESKQAQKPAKVTKEKVKEEKESRKKSETKSRKSRKSDSKKPTKKNKKE is encoded by the coding sequence ATGAAACGCACATTCATCACACTCCTCCTTTCCATGGTTCCTGTTCTCGGAGCCCTGGCGATTGAGGAAGTCTACGAGTATCCGGAAGGCCGGCTTCAGGCCAGCGTCTGGCTCGATGAGGAGAACGGAGCAGTCCACCAGCCCGGAGAAACCGTGGAAATTTACTTCCGTGCGACCGAAGACTGCTATGTCGCCGTCTATGACATCGACACCGATGGTTTCCTGAGCCTGCTCTACCCTCGCTCCGGGCACTCCGGGCGCGTTCTGGGCGAACACATCTATTCCATTCCCGATGAGAGAGACGACTATGAACTGATCATCGACGGGGAAAAGGGAATCGAATATGTAGTAGCCATTGCATCGCCCTATCCCCTGAACTTCGACGCTCTTTACGAGAATGCCGATTTGGCCGATGGCACCCTGCAGGCAGGGAGAGTGACCGGGGCCCCGCACCTTGCCATTTTCGAACTGAACAATGAACTCACCTGGGGTCGTGCCGAAGAGGCCGACGGTTACTCCTCAGACATTGCCTGGTTCTATGTTCGCGATGAAGTTCCCTACCCGCGCTATGTAGTCTACTCCGTGTATCCAGACAGGATCTGGGACCCCTACTGGGATCCCTACTGCGTTCACTTTGACTACCGTTGGGACCACAACTGGTGTCGTCCCTGGTGGTGGCACCGTGGCTACACGCCCTCTTATCACTACTGGTACTACAGTGGCGGCGTTCAGGTCACCTGGCACTACAAGTACCATCACTCATCGGGAAACTCCCACTGGAAGCGATACAAGGCAAAGCGAACTGCCACCCGCTGGCGCAACAAGGCCGTGCGAAGCAAGCAGGTTCGCAGCAATCGCAAACACTGGAGTCCCAAGTCCGTGAGGAAGGCAACTCCCGTCAAGTCTCCCCCTTCAAAGGTGGCTCGCAGCAAGGACCAGAGACGAAGCCCGGCCCCGGGGAAAGTCGCCCGAAAGACGGAAAGCAAACAGGCACAGAAACCGGCAAAGGTGACGAAAGAGAAGGTAAAGGAAGAGAAGGAATCCCGGAAGAAGTCAGAGACCAAGTCCCGGAAATCCAGGAAGTCCGACTCCAAAAAGCCGACAAAGAAGAACAAGAAAGAATAG
- a CDS encoding TetR/AcrR family transcriptional regulator, translating to MSHKKARYHHGELREALLSEAAAMIADKGVDSLTMRAISARLGVSRAAPYRHFPSKSALLVAVASHGFARLEKRLQAVQAASKRASVERFRRMGEEYVRFALENPAHYRLMYGKEALSRQDRPELREAANAIFDQLVEIIRVHQASGKIRKQDPRMQAFVAWSTVHGLAMLVIEEQILGIVDVDRLIRQTTATMLEGMRRK from the coding sequence ATGAGCCACAAAAAAGCACGCTACCACCATGGCGAACTGAGAGAGGCACTCCTTTCAGAAGCCGCTGCCATGATTGCAGACAAGGGCGTAGACAGCCTTACCATGCGGGCCATCAGTGCCCGTCTCGGTGTTTCAAGAGCTGCCCCCTATCGCCATTTCCCCAGCAAGTCCGCACTCCTGGTGGCCGTCGCATCCCATGGTTTTGCGAGGCTTGAGAAAAGGCTCCAGGCCGTTCAAGCCGCTAGCAAGCGAGCAAGTGTCGAGCGTTTTCGTCGCATGGGGGAGGAATATGTGCGTTTCGCTCTGGAGAACCCGGCTCACTATCGCCTGATGTACGGCAAAGAGGCTCTCAGTCGCCAGGATCGACCGGAACTCCGCGAAGCCGCCAATGCGATCTTTGACCAACTGGTCGAGATCATCCGAGTCCATCAGGCAAGCGGGAAAATCCGAAAGCAGGATCCCCGAATGCAGGCCTTTGTCGCCTGGAGCACCGTACACGGACTGGCCATGCTGGTGATCGAAGAGCAGATCCTGGGAATCGTGGATGTGGATCGACTGATCCGCCAAACCACAGCCACCATGCTGGAAGGAATGCGCAGGAAATAG
- a CDS encoding zinc ribbon domain-containing protein — protein sequence MPVEASKWAKKTSKDLPGTPLKKVEQVPHFSYQPDFRYAWDNGFALTTYLDGLKRGKLTASQCNDCGRMMVPPRSFCELCNLHPVSEYYEIQDSGTVMTYTLSHVNWDSSPLPKGEVKIFAVIEIDGASKDMGIVHWLKDVKPKDVEIGMRVKAEWKPEKDREGTILDIKYFRPLKSGERTSRAVKQIKPVELDAMSAKAFPGQIPLNYVYTAGLGGTRFYQDLAKGKLSGTYCSHCDAIHVPASAFCETGMIELDVQKNARVVNPKSGILRSFTEVYEDRSGHPLKKPAIVAQVFFPGTVGSLFGLLELGKGETAELGTAVELMKSSKVGPEHIKFKLKGRKK from the coding sequence ATGCCGGTGGAAGCCAGCAAGTGGGCGAAGAAAACGAGCAAGGATCTGCCGGGAACACCTCTGAAGAAGGTGGAGCAGGTTCCTCACTTCTCCTATCAGCCGGATTTCCGCTACGCTTGGGACAACGGTTTCGCACTGACCACCTATCTGGATGGTCTCAAGCGTGGAAAGCTGACGGCCTCCCAGTGCAATGACTGCGGACGCATGATGGTTCCGCCGCGAAGCTTCTGCGAGCTCTGCAACCTGCATCCCGTCAGTGAGTATTACGAGATTCAGGACAGCGGAACGGTCATGACCTATACGCTCTCCCATGTTAACTGGGATTCTTCTCCCTTGCCCAAGGGAGAGGTGAAGATTTTCGCGGTCATCGAGATTGACGGAGCGAGCAAGGACATGGGCATCGTACACTGGCTGAAGGACGTGAAGCCGAAGGATGTGGAGATCGGCATGCGTGTAAAGGCAGAGTGGAAACCGGAGAAGGATCGGGAAGGAACGATTCTCGACATCAAGTACTTCCGTCCCCTGAAATCCGGGGAACGCACGAGCCGGGCCGTGAAGCAGATCAAGCCGGTGGAGCTGGACGCAATGAGTGCAAAGGCTTTCCCGGGGCAGATCCCCCTGAATTATGTCTACACGGCGGGTCTTGGCGGAACACGCTTCTACCAGGATCTGGCCAAGGGCAAGCTCAGCGGAACCTACTGCTCACACTGTGATGCGATTCATGTTCCCGCGAGTGCTTTCTGCGAGACAGGGATGATCGAACTGGATGTTCAGAAGAATGCCCGGGTCGTCAATCCGAAGTCCGGAATCCTGCGCTCCTTCACCGAAGTGTATGAGGATCGCAGCGGACACCCGCTCAAGAAGCCGGCCATCGTTGCACAGGTCTTCTTTCCGGGAACCGTGGGGAGCCTCTTCGGGCTTCTGGAACTTGGCAAGGGAGAGACTGCGGAGCTCGGAACTGCTGTGGAGCTTATGAAGAGCAGCAAGGTCGGACCCGAGCACATCAAGTTCAAGCTCAAGGGTCGTAAGAAGTAG
- the mnmA gene encoding tRNA 2-thiouridine(34) synthase MnmA: MNNSTPNLSSRVAGKKVLLALSGGVDSSLAAHLLLEAGAEVTGTTFRNYCFGEETVLPERSCCSVESVRDARRVCDTLNIEHRVIDETERFELAVIDNFQDEYSKARTPNPCVRCNTEVRFPRLMEEALWGGFDLVATGHYARILPGDPWQMACGLDSGKDQSYFLAGLAPEFYPLVVFPLGAMQKTEVRSLARAAGLHVAGKKESQDICFLGGSSLADYLRQFGALHPGEIIGPEGNVLGEHPGMELFTIGQRHGLGVAAGRPLYVRHMDAETGRITLGEESDLLCRELRASSAWFRPGSGLRGRVRYRSEAQRLESVEFEDGWLRVKFEEPVSAVAPGQSLVLYDGDRVAGHGIIESSMP, translated from the coding sequence GTGAACAACTCGACACCGAATCTCAGTTCCCGGGTTGCCGGGAAGAAGGTACTCCTTGCCTTGAGCGGGGGAGTGGATTCTTCCCTTGCGGCTCACCTTTTGCTCGAAGCCGGTGCAGAAGTTACAGGGACCACATTCCGGAACTACTGCTTCGGGGAGGAGACAGTTCTCCCCGAGAGGAGTTGCTGTTCTGTGGAATCTGTCCGGGATGCTCGCCGGGTTTGCGACACCCTGAACATTGAACACCGGGTGATCGACGAAACCGAGCGCTTTGAGCTGGCGGTGATCGACAATTTCCAGGACGAGTACTCGAAAGCCCGCACTCCGAACCCCTGTGTGCGTTGCAATACCGAGGTGCGGTTTCCCCGTCTGATGGAGGAAGCTCTCTGGGGAGGTTTCGATCTCGTAGCCACGGGGCACTATGCGCGGATTCTTCCGGGAGATCCCTGGCAGATGGCCTGTGGTCTGGATTCTGGAAAGGACCAGAGCTACTTCTTGGCCGGCCTGGCTCCGGAGTTCTACCCCCTGGTCGTTTTCCCCCTGGGTGCAATGCAGAAGACCGAGGTGCGTTCCCTGGCAAGGGCTGCGGGCCTGCATGTGGCCGGGAAGAAGGAGAGTCAGGACATCTGTTTTCTGGGGGGGAGCAGTCTGGCCGACTACCTCCGGCAGTTTGGTGCCCTGCACCCCGGAGAGATCATCGGGCCTGAGGGAAATGTACTGGGAGAGCATCCCGGTATGGAGCTCTTTACCATCGGTCAGCGACATGGTCTGGGCGTGGCTGCAGGCCGCCCTCTCTATGTCCGTCACATGGATGCCGAGACAGGGCGGATCACTCTCGGCGAGGAGTCCGATCTCCTCTGCAGGGAGCTTCGGGCCTCTTCGGCCTGGTTCCGTCCCGGTTCCGGTCTCCGTGGCAGAGTACGCTACCGGAGCGAAGCCCAGAGGCTGGAGAGTGTGGAATTCGAGGATGGCTGGCTAAGGGTGAAGTTTGAAGAGCCGGTTTCCGCCGTTGCTCCCGGTCAGAGTTTGGTTCTCTATGATGGGGACCGCGTGGCCGGTCACGGGATCATCGAAAGCTCAATGCCCTGA
- a CDS encoding DUF507 family protein, with product MRLNEERIEILARRICNRLLDDEFVDITVTERVFEDLIEIWITKDLEIEDLINEEAVKRVESYSRKIPHGSSEWEILLDKAKDELATSRGYVIR from the coding sequence ATGAGACTCAATGAGGAAAGAATCGAGATCCTGGCCCGTCGCATTTGCAATCGTCTTCTTGACGATGAGTTTGTCGACATCACCGTGACCGAGCGAGTCTTCGAGGATCTCATTGAAATCTGGATCACGAAGGATCTGGAGATCGAGGATCTGATCAATGAAGAGGCCGTGAAGCGGGTGGAAAGCTATTCCCGCAAGATTCCCCATGGGAGCAGTGAGTGGGAGATCCTTCTCGACAAGGCCAAGGACGAACTGGCCACAAGTCGCGGATATGTGATCCGCTAA
- a CDS encoding DUF507 family protein: protein MRLSPKKIDYLSEKLLRKLREHDGIFLTGDEDDVFRAIAWEITEELKIEDEIDDEVDLVLEQYERQINSGDMDRNVLRRKLKSEFARKRGYTI, encoded by the coding sequence ATGAGACTTTCCCCAAAGAAGATTGATTACCTCTCCGAGAAGCTCCTGCGGAAATTGCGGGAACACGATGGTATTTTCCTCACGGGTGATGAGGATGATGTCTTTCGTGCGATTGCCTGGGAGATCACCGAGGAACTGAAGATCGAGGACGAGATCGACGATGAAGTGGATTTGGTTCTCGAACAGTATGAGCGACAGATCAACAGCGGTGACATGGATCGCAATGTCCTTCGCCGCAAGCTCAAGAGCGAGTTTGCCAGGAAAAGGGGCTACACGATATGA